One stretch of Lacrimispora sphenoides DNA includes these proteins:
- a CDS encoding glycoside hydrolase family 28 protein, translating into MELKIVFKTARSVTLETVTEQIYEFETPGKILVNGNVYGETKRVVFTLFDLKPDMDYNISLERNGERAEASFHTDYEFVTLNVKDMGARGDGIQDDTSFIQAAIMACPKDSRVLIPKGKYRITSLFLKSHLRLELAEGAELLADTDRSKYPRFPGMIESYDEKEDYNLGTWEGNPLPMFAGIITGIDVEDAVVYGSGLINGQASFDNWWDNVRQMKVAFRPRMVFLERCKNVTLQGFSLKNSPAWVLHPYFSKDLKFLNLDVHNPADSPNTDGLDPESCKNVEILGLHFSLGDDCIAIKSGKIYMGRRYQTPSENIVIRQCLMEDGHGGVTVGSEVGAGVKNIRVERCLFSKTDRGLRIKTRRGRGKDSVLSEIYFDQIHMDHVMTPFVVNSFYFCDPDGKSDYVQCREALPVDERTPEIKRLYFTNIKAENCHVAASFLYGLPEKKIERIEFKNVDISFADEAKTGAPAMLSGVGECRKKGFLISNVDTLICDHVKISGQEGEAFELSSINHYEVR; encoded by the coding sequence ATGGAATTAAAAATTGTCTTTAAAACGGCACGGTCCGTAACCCTGGAGACTGTGACGGAGCAGATTTATGAATTTGAAACACCGGGAAAGATTCTGGTAAACGGAAATGTTTATGGAGAAACGAAACGGGTTGTCTTTACGTTGTTTGACTTAAAACCTGATATGGATTATAATATTTCTCTGGAAAGAAATGGGGAAAGGGCGGAAGCCAGTTTCCATACCGACTATGAATTTGTAACATTAAATGTAAAAGATATGGGAGCCAGGGGCGATGGAATCCAGGATGATACCTCCTTTATCCAGGCGGCTATCATGGCCTGTCCGAAGGACAGCCGGGTATTGATTCCAAAAGGAAAATACCGTATTACCAGCCTGTTTCTAAAGAGCCATTTAAGGCTTGAGCTGGCGGAGGGAGCGGAACTTCTGGCAGATACGGACCGGAGTAAATATCCCAGATTTCCTGGAATGATCGAGAGCTATGATGAAAAAGAGGATTACAATCTGGGGACCTGGGAAGGTAATCCTCTCCCAATGTTTGCAGGAATCATAACCGGTATCGATGTAGAAGATGCGGTGGTCTATGGCAGCGGCCTCATCAATGGTCAGGCTTCCTTTGATAACTGGTGGGATAATGTCCGTCAGATGAAGGTGGCATTCCGTCCGCGCATGGTATTTTTAGAAAGGTGTAAAAACGTTACCCTTCAGGGCTTTTCCTTAAAAAACAGTCCTGCCTGGGTGCTTCATCCATATTTCAGTAAGGACTTAAAATTCCTCAATCTGGATGTTCATAATCCGGCAGATTCTCCCAATACGGATGGTCTGGACCCGGAATCCTGCAAGAACGTGGAAATACTGGGCCTTCACTTTTCTTTAGGCGATGACTGCATAGCAATCAAGTCTGGAAAAATCTACATGGGCCGCAGGTATCAAACGCCTTCTGAAAACATCGTGATCCGCCAGTGCCTGATGGAAGATGGCCACGGGGGGGTGACTGTGGGAAGCGAAGTGGGTGCAGGCGTTAAGAATATCCGAGTGGAGCGCTGCCTGTTTTCCAAAACGGACAGAGGCCTGCGGATCAAGACAAGAAGAGGCCGGGGAAAGGACTCTGTGCTTTCTGAAATTTATTTTGACCAAATACACATGGATCATGTCATGACACCATTTGTTGTAAATAGCTTTTATTTCTGTGATCCCGATGGAAAGTCTGATTATGTGCAGTGCAGAGAGGCCCTTCCTGTTGATGAACGGACCCCAGAGATCAAGAGGCTGTACTTTACCAACATCAAGGCGGAAAACTGCCATGTGGCGGCTTCCTTTCTCTATGGGCTGCCGGAGAAAAAAATTGAACGCATTGAATTTAAAAATGTTGATATTTCCTTTGCGGACGAGGCAAAGACAGGAGCCCCCGCCATGCTGTCCGGAGTAGGAGAGTGCAGGAAAAAAGGATTTCTCATCAGTAACGTAGACACCCTTATCTGTGATCATGTGAAGATTTCCGGCCAGGAAGGGGAAGCCTTTGAGTTAAGCAGCATCAATCATTACGAAGTGAGATAA
- a CDS encoding carbohydrate ABC transporter permease, whose protein sequence is MKSKGIRKVLADNAGFFFILPWLVGFILFKVYPFASSLYYSFTNYDLFNGISKTGMMNYNKIFTDSDIKKAFYVTFKYAIFDVPLKLMFALFIAYILNFKLKGVNFFRTAYYVPSILGGSIAIAILWRAVFNTDGLINTVLGVFGVEKINWMASGGGALTVIVLLRVWQFGSAMVIFLAALKGVSEDLYEAASIDGAGKWTQFFKITVPLITPVIFYNLITQLCQAFQEFNGPFLVTKGGPNGATTLISILIYNNAFLRHKMGMASAQAWILFLIVMTFTVVAFVSQKKWVYYSDEDGR, encoded by the coding sequence ATGAAGTCAAAAGGTATCCGTAAGGTTCTGGCAGACAATGCAGGATTCTTTTTCATCTTACCATGGCTGGTCGGATTTATACTTTTCAAAGTTTATCCGTTCGCCTCTTCCCTATACTATAGCTTTACAAACTATGATTTGTTTAACGGCATTTCGAAGACAGGTATGATGAACTATAATAAGATTTTCACAGATTCCGACATTAAAAAAGCGTTTTATGTTACATTTAAATATGCAATTTTTGATGTTCCCTTAAAGCTGATGTTCGCATTGTTCATCGCATATATCCTGAACTTTAAATTAAAAGGAGTTAATTTCTTCCGGACTGCGTATTATGTTCCGTCTATTCTGGGAGGATCCATTGCCATTGCAATTTTATGGAGAGCCGTATTCAATACAGACGGCCTGATTAATACAGTTCTTGGCGTATTTGGTGTTGAAAAGATCAACTGGATGGCAAGCGGAGGCGGTGCCCTGACCGTGATTGTACTTTTAAGGGTCTGGCAGTTTGGTTCTGCCATGGTAATCTTCCTCGCAGCCTTAAAGGGTGTCTCTGAAGACTTATACGAAGCAGCTTCCATTGACGGGGCAGGAAAGTGGACACAGTTCTTTAAAATTACGGTTCCTTTAATTACACCGGTTATTTTCTACAACCTGATCACTCAGTTATGCCAGGCGTTCCAGGAATTCAATGGGCCATTCCTTGTAACAAAGGGAGGACCTAACGGTGCGACTACTTTGATCTCGATCCTGATTTATAACAACGCATTCTTACGGCATAAGATGGGTATGGCAAGTGCACAGGCCTGGATCCTGTTCCTCATTGTTATGACCTTTACGGTAGTAGCGTTTGTAAGCCAGAAAAAGTGGGTTTATTATTCAGATGAGGATGGGAGGTAA
- a CDS encoding glycoside hydrolase family 88/105 protein → MDAIERYINELMEKSTPDRPVWNIEKLLQGEKAGWNYIDGCMIKSILEMYAITGDLKYLNFADTFIDYRVREDGTIDGYDVEERNIDNVNAGKTLLELYDLTGKEKYRKAIDLVYSQIGMMPRTKEGNFWHKNIYPNQVWLDGLYMCQPFYMEYETRFNQKENCGDIYSQFANVMRIMRDTETGLYYHAYDSSREMFWCDKVTGLSQNFWLRALGWYAMALLDTMDKSDPSDEESLKEMEEAFRDLIDSMLKYQDESGMWYQVVNLGGMDRNYLETSGSAIFSYAILKGVRLGYLPESYAGSGKKAFEGICDTYLHLEEGGISLGGICLVAGLGGKERRNGTFDYYMSEPIVKDDAKGVGPFLLAYTEMKRTGWVYNQ, encoded by the coding sequence ATGGATGCAATTGAAAGGTATATCAATGAACTGATGGAAAAGAGTACACCGGACCGTCCGGTATGGAACATTGAGAAGCTGCTTCAGGGGGAGAAGGCCGGATGGAATTACATAGACGGCTGTATGATCAAATCCATTTTAGAAATGTACGCCATTACCGGGGATTTAAAATATCTGAATTTTGCGGACACATTTATCGATTACAGGGTGAGAGAGGATGGGACCATTGACGGATATGATGTGGAAGAACGGAACATTGACAATGTCAATGCAGGAAAAACTTTGCTCGAGCTTTATGACCTGACAGGAAAGGAAAAATACAGAAAAGCCATTGATCTGGTTTACAGCCAGATCGGAATGATGCCGCGGACAAAAGAGGGGAACTTCTGGCATAAGAATATTTATCCCAACCAGGTTTGGCTTGACGGTCTGTACATGTGTCAGCCATTTTATATGGAATACGAAACCCGGTTTAATCAAAAGGAAAACTGCGGCGATATTTACAGCCAGTTTGCCAATGTGATGAGGATCATGAGGGATACAGAAACCGGCCTTTACTACCATGCGTACGATTCTTCCAGAGAGATGTTCTGGTGTGATAAGGTGACCGGGCTGTCCCAGAATTTCTGGCTGAGAGCGTTAGGCTGGTACGCCATGGCTCTTTTAGATACCATGGACAAGTCAGATCCGTCGGATGAGGAAAGCTTAAAGGAAATGGAAGAAGCCTTCCGTGACCTGATAGACTCTATGTTAAAATACCAAGATGAAAGCGGTATGTGGTATCAGGTGGTAAACTTAGGCGGCATGGACCGGAATTATCTGGAAACCAGCGGAAGCGCCATTTTCTCTTATGCCATTTTAAAGGGAGTCCGTTTGGGTTATCTTCCGGAGTCCTATGCCGGTTCTGGCAAAAAGGCCTTTGAGGGAATCTGCGATACCTATCTTCATCTGGAAGAGGGGGGGATAAGCCTTGGAGGAATCTGCCTGGTAGCAGGACTTGGCGGCAAAGAGAGGAGAAACGGAACTTTTGATTATTACATGTCCGAGCCCATTGTAAAAGATGATGCCAAAGGGGTAGGACCCTTCCTTCTTGCCTATACGGAGATGAAAAGAACCGGCTGGGTATACAATCAATAA
- a CDS encoding ABC transporter substrate-binding protein, producing the protein MKKIKQWAAMGLATVMTVSLSACGGGKSTSETAASTAAETTAAAADEATTAEPTTSGEPVELKFSWWGGDTRHAATEEAIKAFEAKYPNIKVTPEYGAWTGWEEKQSLNILGGNAADVMQINWNWIESYSQGGTAFANLEDYSDVLDLKQFTPESLDLCKVDNKLMAVPISLTGRVFYWNKTAFEEVGCDIPTDLDSLYAAGAAFKAKDPDMYPLALGEYDRMILMVYYLESKYGKNWVEGGEVNYTEDEVKDGMDFITELETKHVIPTLATIQGDMADSLDKNAKWIDGKYAGIFEWDSSASKFMAALEGSVNKPGQKFVVGDFVKMGDNNGGFTKISMAYAVAGNSKHPKEAAMLINFLLNDEEGVKLVSTERGIPCSTEGLKILEANKLGDPLTIEANTKVMNYSKFNLDSKFEHNDLKANPDGVYYKVFGKLSTREIDSKQAASELIKGITETLES; encoded by the coding sequence ATGAAAAAAATCAAACAGTGGGCTGCGATGGGGTTAGCAACTGTTATGACAGTGTCCTTAAGCGCCTGTGGCGGGGGAAAGAGCACAAGTGAGACAGCAGCTTCTACAGCGGCAGAGACAACTGCTGCAGCGGCAGATGAAGCGACAACGGCGGAGCCAACTACTTCAGGAGAGCCGGTAGAGCTTAAGTTTTCCTGGTGGGGCGGCGATACCAGACATGCTGCAACAGAAGAAGCGATTAAGGCATTTGAAGCGAAATATCCAAACATCAAGGTGACCCCTGAGTATGGCGCATGGACCGGCTGGGAAGAGAAGCAGTCTTTAAATATTTTAGGCGGAAATGCTGCTGATGTTATGCAGATCAACTGGAACTGGATCGAATCCTATAGCCAGGGCGGAACAGCATTTGCCAATCTGGAGGATTACTCCGATGTTCTTGATTTAAAACAGTTTACACCGGAAAGCCTTGACCTCTGTAAGGTTGACAATAAGTTAATGGCTGTTCCGATTTCTTTAACAGGACGTGTATTTTATTGGAATAAAACTGCATTTGAAGAAGTAGGCTGTGACATTCCTACTGATCTGGATTCCCTGTATGCAGCAGGTGCAGCATTTAAAGCAAAAGATCCAGATATGTATCCTTTAGCCCTTGGCGAATATGATCGTATGATTTTAATGGTTTATTATCTGGAATCCAAGTACGGTAAAAACTGGGTTGAAGGCGGAGAGGTCAATTATACGGAAGATGAAGTTAAGGACGGAATGGATTTCATTACCGAACTGGAAACGAAGCATGTCATTCCGACATTGGCAACCATTCAGGGTGATATGGCTGACTCTCTTGACAAGAATGCAAAATGGATCGATGGCAAGTATGCAGGTATCTTTGAGTGGGATTCCTCTGCTTCTAAATTCATGGCAGCACTGGAAGGCAGCGTAAACAAGCCTGGTCAAAAGTTCGTAGTTGGTGATTTCGTTAAGATGGGCGATAACAACGGAGGCTTTACAAAGATTTCCATGGCATATGCAGTTGCAGGTAATTCCAAGCATCCAAAGGAAGCAGCAATGTTAATCAACTTCTTGTTAAATGATGAGGAAGGCGTTAAGCTCGTTTCCACAGAGAGAGGGATTCCTTGCTCTACAGAGGGCTTAAAGATTCTTGAGGCGAACAAACTTGGCGATCCTCTGACCATTGAAGCTAATACAAAGGTTATGAATTACAGCAAGTTCAACTTAGACAGCAAGTTTGAGCACAACGATTTAAAAGCAAATCCAGATGGCGTTTACTATAAAGTATTTGGTAAGTTAAGCACAAGGGAAATTGATTCCAAGCAGGCAGCAAGTGAACTGATTAAGGGCATTACAGAGACTCTTGAGAGTTAA
- a CDS encoding helix-turn-helix transcriptional regulator, with protein MKVLTSFSDGIDQCIASRSFSIVHLHNELGVLSMHSHRCHEFHFSLSGGSTFLIDNKNYLIEPGSLFMISQYEKHHLLQMDTTSPQERFVIFIDPSYLESISTPQTDLTYCFTHRPERFSHRIALNHGQQRHFMYFFNKIAVEEGFGQDVVERSAFAEYMVFMTKLAAEAFLGKESVEQKQYFSSKVTDIIAYIHHNIDSQLSIGDIAAHFYLSTSYLCRLFKKSTGTTINSYIISRRIELAQKLLSGGYSVNEVYSMCGFNDYSNFFKAFTKKVGISPKKYSQNSLR; from the coding sequence ATGAAAGTACTTACCTCTTTTTCAGATGGAATAGATCAATGCATTGCCTCCCGGTCATTCTCGATTGTACATCTCCACAACGAGTTGGGAGTTTTAAGCATGCACAGCCATCGCTGCCACGAGTTTCACTTTTCCTTAAGCGGAGGCAGCACATTCTTGATCGATAATAAAAATTACCTGATTGAACCGGGGAGCCTGTTCATGATCAGCCAATATGAAAAGCATCATTTGCTGCAGATGGATACCACCAGCCCTCAGGAACGGTTTGTTATATTCATAGACCCCTCCTATCTGGAAAGCATCTCAACGCCGCAGACGGATCTGACCTACTGTTTTACCCACAGACCTGAGAGATTTTCCCACCGTATCGCCTTAAACCATGGACAGCAGCGGCATTTCATGTATTTTTTTAATAAAATAGCCGTGGAAGAGGGATTCGGTCAGGATGTGGTGGAGCGTTCTGCCTTTGCTGAGTATATGGTTTTCATGACAAAATTGGCTGCAGAGGCCTTCCTTGGAAAGGAATCGGTAGAACAGAAACAGTATTTCAGCAGTAAGGTGACCGACATCATCGCCTATATCCACCACAACATCGATTCCCAGCTGAGCATCGGAGATATTGCGGCCCATTTTTATTTAAGTACCTCTTATCTTTGCAGGCTGTTTAAGAAAAGCACCGGTACAACCATCAATTCCTACATAATCTCCCGCCGCATCGAACTGGCCCAGAAACTTCTGTCAGGCGGCTACAGCGTCAATGAGGTTTACAGCATGTGTGGGTTTAACGACTACAGCAATTTTTTTAAAGCTTTCACAAAAAAAGTGGGGATTTCACCGAAGAAATATTCACAGAATAGTTTAAGATAA
- a CDS encoding cation:proton antiporter, with protein sequence MDHLFSHLNDTTIILLSLSVILLAGFLLTRITKLAKLPNVTGYIIAGVVIGPYVLNLIPHEMVEHMGFISDIALAFIAFGVGRFFKKEAFKETGLGVIVITLMESLLAGILVTLSMHYIFHLSWSFCLLLGAIATATAPASTMITIRQYHARGNFVNILLQVAALDDAVCLIAFSLASAFVNTEAGAGVSAFEIILPIIYNIGALVIGFISGALLSRLMTPGRSEDNRLILTISLLLGIAGLCASVDISPLLSCMLFGTTYINMTKDKELYRQVERFTPPILSMFFVVSGMSLNIRSFGTLGIIGASYFVIRIVGKYLGAFGGCMIAKTTAAVRNYLGLALIPQAGVAIGLAFMGKRVLPDRMGNMLLTIILSSSVLYELIGPVCAKIALIHSGSIKKDKVETCNDKTEPTTDRTQEGQNVKLDVVMQNNTFI encoded by the coding sequence ATGGATCATCTTTTTAGTCATTTAAATGACACAACAATTATTCTTTTATCTTTATCAGTAATATTGCTGGCCGGATTTCTGCTTACACGTATTACAAAGCTGGCTAAACTGCCTAATGTAACTGGTTATATTATTGCCGGAGTTGTGATAGGACCATATGTTTTGAACTTGATTCCACATGAAATGGTTGAACATATGGGGTTTATCAGTGACATTGCTTTGGCCTTTATCGCGTTTGGTGTTGGGCGTTTTTTTAAAAAAGAGGCTTTTAAAGAAACTGGATTGGGAGTTATCGTGATTACTTTAATGGAATCTTTATTGGCCGGAATATTAGTAACGTTATCCATGCACTACATATTCCATTTAAGCTGGAGCTTTTGTCTGCTCTTGGGAGCGATTGCAACGGCAACAGCCCCAGCAAGCACTATGATTACAATCCGGCAATATCATGCGCGTGGGAATTTTGTAAATATATTATTACAGGTAGCTGCACTCGATGACGCTGTGTGTCTTATCGCTTTCAGCTTAGCCTCAGCTTTTGTCAATACGGAAGCCGGAGCAGGTGTTTCTGCTTTTGAAATCATATTGCCCATCATTTATAATATTGGTGCATTGGTAATCGGTTTTATAAGCGGAGCTTTATTAAGCCGGCTGATGACTCCGGGACGGAGTGAGGATAACAGGCTGATATTAACAATTTCACTTCTTCTTGGAATTGCGGGTCTATGCGCCTCCGTAGATATTTCACCTTTACTTTCTTGTATGCTTTTTGGCACAACTTATATCAATATGACGAAAGACAAAGAATTATACAGGCAAGTTGAAAGGTTTACTCCGCCTATTTTGTCTATGTTCTTTGTTGTATCAGGAATGAGTTTAAATATTCGCTCGTTTGGTACTCTGGGGATAATTGGAGCATCTTATTTTGTAATACGGATTGTGGGAAAATACCTTGGTGCTTTTGGAGGTTGTATGATAGCTAAAACAACAGCAGCAGTACGAAACTATTTAGGGTTAGCCTTGATCCCACAAGCCGGTGTTGCCATTGGCCTTGCTTTCATGGGGAAAAGAGTTTTGCCCGATCGTATGGGAAATATGTTGCTTACGATAATATTATCCTCTTCGGTTTTGTATGAGTTAATTGGACCAGTCTGTGCTAAAATCGCTCTAATTCATTCTGGATCTATAAAAAAAGATAAAGTTGAAACTTGTAACGATAAAACTGAGCCAACAACCGATAGAACACAAGAGGGTCAAAATGTTAAACTGGACGTAGTTATGCAAAATAATACGTTCATTTAA
- a CDS encoding lactate utilization protein, protein MEYTVIRQNFEKHGFSTQLFPTKEEARDYLVEALKNQTIGFGGSVTLLEMGLYEALLKNNAVVWHNKVPSRDVRHLANCANIYITSANAVSETGQIVNIDGTGNRVAMTAFGPQTCYYVVGKNKITPNLEDAIYRSRNVAAPQNAQRIHAKTPCAQKGDKCYDCNSPERICRITAVIDRAPMGMKCEIIFVDEALGF, encoded by the coding sequence ATGGAATATACGGTGATCAGGCAGAATTTTGAAAAACACGGGTTTTCCACACAGCTTTTTCCTACAAAAGAAGAAGCACGTGATTATCTTGTGGAAGCCTTAAAGAACCAGACCATTGGATTCGGCGGAAGCGTGACCCTTTTGGAAATGGGTCTATATGAAGCTCTGCTTAAGAACAATGCCGTGGTATGGCACAACAAGGTGCCTTCCAGAGATGTGCGGCACCTGGCAAACTGCGCCAATATCTATATAACCAGCGCCAATGCCGTATCGGAGACCGGGCAGATCGTTAATATCGACGGAACCGGAAACCGGGTCGCTATGACCGCTTTTGGACCTCAGACATGCTATTATGTTGTGGGCAAAAATAAAATCACCCCCAACTTGGAGGACGCCATTTACCGAAGCAGGAATGTGGCTGCTCCGCAAAATGCCCAAAGAATCCATGCAAAGACACCGTGCGCCCAAAAAGGAGATAAGTGCTATGACTGCAACAGCCCTGAACGGATCTGCCGCATAACGGCGGTGATCGACCGGGCTCCTATGGGCATGAAGTGCGAAATCATCTTTGTGGATGAGGCACTGGGTTTTTAA
- a CDS encoding sugar phosphate isomerase/epimerase family protein codes for MQIGIRLHDVAPGTLEERVKIAHEQGFTCAHLALAKTVQEHSVENSALTPGYASYLRKKFAEHDVDIAVLGCYLNLAHPDPEEIKKIQERYFAHLRFASILGCSVVGTETGAPNKEYCYEPACHTEEALQTFITNLRPVVECAEKFGVILAIEPVWSHIVYNSKQALKVINAIGSPNLRIILDPVNLLTVENSGNYEQVIREAIEDLGCYTDVLHMKDFVVEDGRIISGAPGTGVMKYDAILDFVKKEKPYIQMTIEDSRPDNAEWSRKFLENYGG; via the coding sequence ATGCAGATCGGAATCCGGTTACATGATGTCGCACCTGGAACCCTGGAGGAACGGGTGAAGATTGCCCACGAACAGGGATTTACCTGTGCCCATTTGGCCCTGGCAAAAACTGTGCAGGAACATTCCGTGGAGAATTCCGCACTGACGCCAGGCTATGCTTCATATTTGCGTAAAAAATTCGCAGAACATGATGTGGATATCGCAGTTTTGGGCTGCTATTTAAATCTGGCTCATCCAGATCCGGAAGAAATCAAAAAAATCCAGGAGCGTTATTTCGCCCATCTGCGTTTTGCTTCTATTTTAGGCTGCAGCGTTGTCGGAACCGAGACTGGCGCACCGAATAAGGAATATTGTTATGAACCGGCCTGCCACACAGAGGAAGCCCTACAGACTTTTATCACCAATTTGCGTCCGGTTGTGGAGTGTGCGGAAAAATTCGGTGTGATTCTGGCAATCGAACCGGTGTGGAGCCATATTGTATACAATTCCAAACAGGCACTAAAGGTGATTAATGCCATTGGTTCGCCTAATTTAAGAATTATCCTGGATCCGGTTAATCTTTTGACAGTAGAAAACAGCGGTAATTACGAGCAGGTAATAAGGGAAGCCATTGAGGATTTAGGCTGCTATACAGATGTTCTTCATATGAAAGACTTTGTAGTGGAAGACGGCCGCATCATATCCGGCGCTCCGGGAACCGGTGTTATGAAATACGATGCGATCCTGGATTTTGTAAAAAAGGAAAAGCCGTATATCCAGATGACCATTGAGGACAGCAGGCCGGATAATGCAGAATGGTCAAGGAAATTTCTTGAGAATTATGGTGGTTAA
- a CDS encoding carbohydrate ABC transporter permease: MTKETKRKISAAIRYALLILVGFIMVYPLIWMVGATFKTNSEIFTSAWFWPKKPVTDGYANAFVDYGGKINLIKSMLNTYKIVVPKVLFTVVSATITAYGFGRFEFKGKGILFSLMISTLFLPQVVLNAPQYIMFNKWGWTNSYLPLVVPSLFAGDTYFLFMLIQFLRGVPKELEEAAKIDGCSSIKTLWHVIVPMLKPSLVSVALFQFMWTSNDFMGPLIYVSDMPKYTNSIYLRMSMDGDVGFQWNRILAMSLISIIPSLIVFFCAQDAFIDGIAAGGVKG, translated from the coding sequence ATGACGAAAGAGACTAAGAGAAAGATCAGTGCAGCGATCCGTTATGCATTATTGATTCTTGTCGGATTTATTATGGTATACCCCCTGATCTGGATGGTGGGGGCTACTTTTAAGACAAACTCGGAGATTTTTACCAGCGCATGGTTTTGGCCCAAAAAGCCTGTGACCGATGGTTATGCCAATGCATTTGTAGATTACGGTGGAAAGATCAATCTGATCAAATCCATGCTCAATACATACAAGATTGTTGTGCCAAAGGTTCTTTTCACCGTTGTATCAGCCACGATCACGGCTTATGGTTTCGGCCGGTTTGAATTTAAGGGAAAGGGAATCCTGTTCTCTCTTATGATTTCCACCCTGTTTCTGCCTCAGGTAGTGTTAAATGCACCCCAGTATATCATGTTCAATAAATGGGGCTGGACCAACTCCTATTTACCGTTAGTGGTTCCCTCACTGTTTGCAGGAGATACCTATTTCTTATTCATGCTGATACAGTTTTTAAGAGGTGTGCCAAAGGAACTGGAGGAAGCTGCCAAAATTGATGGCTGCAGTTCCATTAAAACCTTATGGCATGTGATTGTTCCCATGTTAAAGCCATCGCTGGTATCCGTTGCATTGTTTCAGTTCATGTGGACGTCCAACGACTTTATGGGACCGCTTATTTACGTTTCCGATATGCCCAAATATACGAATTCCATTTATTTGCGCATGTCCATGGACGGTGATGTAGGATTCCAGTGGAACCGGATTCTGGCGATGTCTTTAATCTCCATTATTCCTTCCCTGATCGTATTCTTCTGTGCCCAGGATGCCTTTATTGACGGTATCGCAGCAGGAGGCGTGAAAGGATAA
- the pfkA gene encoding 6-phosphofructokinase: MAKQVKTIGVLTSGGDAPGMNAAIRAIVRTAIHKGLEVKGIMRGYAGLLQEEIVDMNSTSVSDIIHRGGTVLYTARCQEFTTAEGQKKGAEICRKHNIDGIVVIGGDGSFRGAGKLSALGINTIGLPGTIDLDIACTDYTIGFDTAVNTAMEAIDKVRDTSTSHERCSIIEVMGRNAGYIALWCGFANGAEDILLPERYDGDEQALINRIIENRKRGKKHHIIINAEGIGHSSSMAKRIEAATGIETRATILGHMQRGGAPTCKDRVYASIMGARAVELLCEGKSNRVVGYKHGEFQDFDIQEALSMTKDIPEDQYQISKMLVR, translated from the coding sequence ATGGCAAAACAAGTGAAAACCATCGGCGTATTAACCAGCGGCGGTGATGCACCAGGTATGAACGCTGCAATCCGCGCAATTGTCAGGACTGCAATCCATAAAGGATTGGAAGTAAAGGGAATCATGAGGGGATACGCAGGCCTTCTGCAGGAAGAAATTGTTGATATGAACAGCACCAGTGTATCCGATATTATTCACCGCGGAGGAACCGTTTTATATACAGCCAGATGTCAGGAGTTCACAACTGCCGAAGGGCAGAAAAAGGGCGCTGAGATCTGCAGAAAACATAATATCGACGGCATTGTGGTCATCGGAGGAGATGGTTCATTCCGGGGAGCCGGTAAGCTTTCCGCGCTAGGGATCAATACCATTGGGCTTCCTGGAACCATTGACTTAGATATTGCCTGTACGGATTACACCATTGGCTTTGATACGGCTGTCAACACAGCCATGGAGGCCATTGATAAGGTACGTGATACATCCACTTCCCACGAGCGCTGCAGCATCATCGAGGTAATGGGACGTAATGCAGGCTATATTGCCCTTTGGTGCGGTTTTGCAAACGGCGCCGAGGACATTCTTTTACCGGAGCGCTATGACGGCGATGAACAGGCCCTTATTAACCGTATCATTGAGAACAGAAAGCGGGGCAAAAAGCATCATATCATCATCAATGCAGAGGGAATCGGACATTCCTCCTCTATGGCTAAGAGAATCGAAGCTGCCACAGGCATTGAGACCAGAGCTACCATCCTGGGACATATGCAGCGAGGCGGCGCGCCTACCTGCAAGGACCGTGTCTATGCTTCCATTATGGGCGCAAGGGCAGTAGAGCTTCTATGTGAAGGTAAGAGCAACCGTGTCGTAGGCTATAAGCATGGAGAATTCCAGGATTTCGATATTCAGGAAGCCCTTAGCATGACAAAGGACATCCCGGAAGACCAGTATCAGATCAGCAAGATGCTTGTGAGATAA